Part of the Sulfitobacter donghicola DSW-25 = KCTC 12864 = JCM 14565 genome, GATCAGGAAGCTGCGCGCGCCATAACGCGCCATATCGGCAAGGTCTTCGGGGCTGTTCAGCCCGCTTTCACAGACCATCATCCGTTCACCCGGGACATGTTTGGACAGGGTGCGGGTGGTATCAAGGGTTGTCTCAAAGGTGTTCAGGTTTCGGTTGTTGATCCCGATCATCCGCGATTTCAGTGCCAGCGCGCGCTCCAGCTCTTCGGCGTTATGGGTTTCGATGAGCGCATCCATACCGTAATGCATCGCCGCGTCTTCCAATTCGCTGGCCTGTGTATCCGAAACGCTGGCCATGATGATCAGGATGCAATCGGCGCCCATGCTGCGCGCTTCGGCGACCTGATAGGTGTCATACATAAAGTCCTTGCGCAGGACTGGCAGATCACAGGCGGCGCGTGCATCGATCAGGAATTGTTTGGCGCCTTGAAAGCTGGGCGTGTCGGTCAGCACGGAAAGGCAGGTCGCGCCGCCTTCGGCATAGGCTTTGGCCAGTTCGGCAGGGTGGAAATCTTCGCGGATCAGGCCTTTGGACGGGCTGGCCTTTTTGATCTCGGCGATCAGGCCATAGTTTTCTTTTGAGGCATCAAACAGCGCTTCGGCAAAGGGGCGCACAGGCGAGGCATTGGCGGCCAGCGCCTCAACCTCTGACAAAGGCGTCGTCCGCTTGTCGGCAGCAACCTCCTCGAGTTTATATGCTTTGATTTTTTCTAGGATAGTCTGTGTCATAGTGCCTCCGGATCGCCCCAGTTTATGGACCTATGGCCCTGCCTGCGCAACCACGCATTGGTGCGGCTAAACGGCTGCGAGCCAAAGAAGCCGCGATGTACCGACAGCGGGGAAGGGTGGGCCGTTTCGAGTTTAAAGTTGTTCTCACCCTCAACAGCTTTTGCAGCCTTTTGCGCAGGGCCACCCCACAGCAGATAGGCGCGGGGCTGATCCGCAAGGCGGGTTAAAATTTGATCGGTGAGCGTCTGCCACCCCAGCTTGGCGTGTCCTTTGGCAGTGCCCTGCGGCACAGTAAGGATGGTGTTGAGCAGTAAAACGCCCTGATCCGCCCAATCATCTAGCTGGGTGCGGCTGCGCTGAAGGCCCAGATCGCTTTCCAACTCTTTGAATATATTGCCAAGACTATCTAGCCGCCCGCCAAAGTCGGCGGTGATCGAAAAGGCAAGCCCATGTGCCTTTTTCGGGGTGTGATAGGGATCTTGCCCCAAGATTACGACGCGCACATCGTCGGGTTGTACACGTTCAAGCGCGTTAAACACCAAATCGGGCGGT contains:
- a CDS encoding uracil-DNA glycosylase, which produces MFDLSRLGAWRELPFFEQTLPDIETALAAETRLVLPPPDLVFNALERVQPDDVRVVILGQDPYHTPKKAHGLAFSITADFGGRLDSLGNIFKELESDLGLQRSRTQLDDWADQGVLLLNTILTVPQGTAKGHAKLGWQTLTDQILTRLADQPRAYLLWGGPAQKAAKAVEGENNFKLETAHPSPLSVHRGFFGSQPFSRTNAWLRRQGHRSINWGDPEAL
- the trpC gene encoding indole-3-glycerol phosphate synthase TrpC codes for the protein MTQTILEKIKAYKLEEVAADKRTTPLSEVEALAANASPVRPFAEALFDASKENYGLIAEIKKASPSKGLIREDFHPAELAKAYAEGGATCLSVLTDTPSFQGAKQFLIDARAACDLPVLRKDFMYDTYQVAEARSMGADCILIIMASVSDTQASELEDAAMHYGMDALIETHNAEELERALALKSRMIGINNRNLNTFETTLDTTRTLSKHVPGERMMVCESGLNSPEDLADMARYGARSFLIGESLMRQEDVASATRHLLANPLRAGGM